One stretch of Natronolimnobius baerhuensis DNA includes these proteins:
- a CDS encoding cellulase family glycosylhydrolase — MKATGASVLAVGGLGAVAGSAAGQAADLPPLARDGNKIVDPSGNEVILRGVNIADPGEQSREWRGQTAPETFELATDESEGWYTNIVRIPVQAEFIAAGTSAPEPGQMPHGDDWGPLLPGSFDASDVEWYCETYLDELVDMGAERGAYVMIDYHRHYPVFHQEDHAGHDIPYDTWQCDSDGGESWRNPEVCGERGPLWHGEDQIDDIWSLIDDQNIVEAFDLDEDDIYLEPPEVSNALDEELHTFWEVIADRYAGDDHVIFDVYNEPTGPYGGDWGGPERQAGELSFPEQAPGEAEGDYDVRLDEMKGWYDLWRDRAQPWVDTVEENAPGHLITIGSPRWSQYAYWAPYNEFDATNMCYTAHVYTQQDMRPLGDYIGEPSEHVPIFFSEFGWIEGGGKEVDTPWMDCTTDPDQDPEDADCEPFIEGYEEFLTEYDVHPQAWCFDHSWEPHMFEHGDPGPGGASGAPDADDWMDYLNDDTPGVWWHEWNQQMAGDRDEFAPGDEPYPDADNGKNPLHVGPGPIGETGDGIQVGDYNAQDTTDDGLHNDFTGDGQTSHDDVTAFFENLEDENVQGNPDAFDFAGDGEVSFADVVNMLNRI; from the coding sequence ATGAAAGCAACCGGTGCAAGCGTCCTCGCAGTCGGCGGCCTTGGGGCGGTCGCCGGCAGCGCGGCGGGGCAGGCCGCAGATCTGCCGCCGCTTGCGCGTGACGGAAACAAGATCGTCGACCCGAGCGGGAACGAGGTCATTCTCCGCGGAGTCAACATCGCCGATCCCGGCGAGCAGAGCCGTGAGTGGCGCGGACAGACTGCACCCGAAACGTTTGAACTGGCGACTGACGAGAGCGAAGGCTGGTACACGAATATCGTCCGTATCCCGGTCCAAGCCGAGTTCATTGCCGCTGGAACGAGCGCGCCAGAACCTGGACAGATGCCCCACGGCGACGACTGGGGCCCACTGCTGCCTGGCTCGTTCGACGCGAGCGACGTCGAGTGGTACTGTGAAACGTATCTCGACGAACTCGTCGACATGGGTGCCGAACGCGGCGCCTACGTGATGATCGACTATCACCGCCACTATCCCGTTTTCCATCAGGAAGACCACGCGGGCCACGACATTCCATACGATACGTGGCAGTGTGACTCCGACGGCGGCGAAAGCTGGCGAAATCCCGAAGTCTGTGGCGAACGCGGCCCGCTCTGGCACGGTGAGGACCAGATTGACGACATCTGGTCACTGATCGACGACCAGAACATCGTCGAAGCGTTCGACCTCGACGAGGACGATATCTACCTCGAGCCACCGGAAGTGTCGAACGCGCTCGATGAGGAACTGCACACGTTCTGGGAGGTTATCGCGGATCGCTACGCGGGAGACGACCACGTCATCTTCGACGTCTACAACGAGCCAACCGGCCCGTACGGCGGCGACTGGGGCGGCCCAGAGCGCCAGGCCGGCGAACTCTCGTTCCCAGAGCAAGCACCGGGCGAGGCCGAAGGCGACTACGACGTTCGACTCGACGAAATGAAAGGCTGGTACGACCTCTGGCGCGACCGTGCGCAGCCGTGGGTCGATACGGTCGAGGAGAACGCACCCGGCCACCTCATCACGATTGGCAGCCCACGCTGGAGTCAGTACGCCTACTGGGCACCGTACAACGAGTTCGACGCGACGAATATGTGTTACACGGCCCACGTCTACACGCAACAGGACATGCGGCCACTGGGTGACTACATCGGTGAGCCATCCGAGCACGTGCCGATCTTCTTCAGCGAATTCGGCTGGATCGAAGGCGGCGGCAAGGAAGTCGACACGCCGTGGATGGATTGTACGACCGATCCAGACCAGGATCCAGAAGATGCGGACTGTGAGCCGTTTATCGAGGGCTACGAGGAGTTCCTCACGGAGTACGACGTGCATCCACAGGCCTGGTGTTTCGACCACAGTTGGGAGCCACACATGTTTGAACACGGCGACCCCGGCCCGGGCGGCGCATCCGGCGCACCCGACGCCGACGACTGGATGGATTACCTGAACGACGACACGCCCGGTGTCTGGTGGCACGAATGGAACCAGCAGATGGCTGGCGACCGAGACGAGTTCGCACCCGGAGACGAGCCGTATCCGGACGCCGACAACGGCAAGAACCCGCTGCACGTCGGACCTGGCCCAATCGGCGAGACCGGTGATGGCATCCAAGTCGGCGACTACAACGCACAAGACACCACCGACGACGGTCTGCACAACGACTTCACCGGCGACGGACAGACCAGCCACGACGACGTGACCGCCTTCTTCGAAAACCTCGAGGATGAAAACGTGCAGGGCAACCCTGACGCGTTCGACTTCGCTGGAGACGGTGAGGTCAGCTTTGCGGATGTCGTCAATATGCTCAACCGCATCTAA
- a CDS encoding PQQ-binding-like beta-propeller repeat protein produces the protein MLALWWHGTVFLYDRQDGTLNWGAPIGDSAIGRPVFPVADERRVYATYRGHLACIEPRSDRLWNLEVDCGNGTIAIIDGALFVATTGGRCYAVA, from the coding sequence GTGCTCGCGTTGTGGTGGCACGGAACAGTATTCCTCTACGACCGCCAAGACGGCACACTGAACTGGGGCGCACCGATTGGCGATTCGGCCATCGGCAGACCGGTGTTTCCCGTCGCGGACGAGCGACGCGTTTACGCAACCTATCGGGGCCACCTCGCGTGTATCGAACCGCGGTCAGACCGACTGTGGAATCTCGAGGTCGACTGCGGAAACGGAACCATCGCCATCATCGACGGCGCGCTGTTCGTCGCCACGACAGGTGGCCGCTGCTACGCGGTCGCCTGA
- a CDS encoding DUF460 domain-containing protein, translating to MSTRTSALDAVVYGVDIQSGDVRGDAPSYALVRYDGEELERDVVSHRKLRRLIDDEEPAIIATDNMYELAADKDQLIHFLGSLPSGTKLVQVTGAEQPEPLSRVAKRHGISYGKEPMKEAEAAARLAAHNVGHEVSAFTDTTEVKVARGRSTGSGGWSEDRYTRRIHGSVRKRAREVESELEDENLAYEKDVRESYGGFANAIFTVEAKPSEIPVSRNRSGDVRVEIERERRDGIEFRPLAKRRDHVIVGIDPGTTTAVAIASLEGEVLDVWSSRMSDTADVIEWIVERGRPIIVAADVTPMPETVEKFRRSFDAAGWTPESDLPVDEKQHRTREEPYDDDHQRDSMAAALYAFDDHEDQFERIARKLPPGLDRGEVTARVVAGEESVEAVLTDLEDDDQPEENSTEHEPRELSPEERQIKDLKRQVERLQSHVETLEGRLEAKDDRIDDLESDLESARSDQRKEVRRDREVTRHRRRAERLEYERDEAREEVDQLEQKVDRMKALWKLDHSNFSDVSAKKEGLVPVKVIEKFTKGAIREADDQYGIAPGDVVFVRDASGAGRSTAELLADFGPRIVLKKGGLSEIADEILFDEDIPVGPADDVAMQEVDELAVAREDDVEAVIDDWHERARDRRLDRKAEMVDQLISEHRAGDNEV from the coding sequence GTGAGTACGCGAACGAGTGCGCTCGATGCAGTCGTCTACGGCGTCGATATCCAGAGTGGCGACGTACGCGGCGATGCTCCCTCCTACGCCCTGGTCCGATACGATGGCGAGGAACTCGAGCGGGATGTCGTCAGCCACCGCAAGCTCCGACGACTGATCGACGACGAGGAGCCGGCGATCATCGCGACGGACAACATGTACGAGCTGGCCGCCGACAAGGACCAGTTGATTCACTTTCTGGGTTCGCTGCCGAGCGGGACGAAACTCGTCCAAGTGACGGGGGCCGAACAGCCCGAACCGCTCTCTCGAGTCGCGAAACGCCACGGAATCTCCTACGGTAAGGAGCCGATGAAAGAGGCCGAGGCCGCCGCCCGCCTCGCCGCGCACAACGTCGGCCACGAAGTCTCCGCGTTTACCGACACGACGGAAGTCAAAGTCGCCCGCGGGCGCTCGACCGGCAGCGGCGGCTGGAGCGAGGACCGCTACACGCGGCGCATCCACGGCTCGGTTCGCAAACGCGCCCGCGAGGTCGAATCCGAACTCGAGGACGAAAACCTCGCCTACGAGAAAGACGTCCGCGAGTCCTACGGCGGCTTCGCGAACGCCATCTTCACCGTCGAAGCGAAACCCAGCGAGATTCCCGTCTCGCGGAATCGCTCGGGCGACGTACGCGTCGAAATCGAACGGGAACGCCGTGATGGCATCGAGTTCCGCCCGCTCGCAAAACGCCGCGATCACGTCATCGTCGGCATCGACCCCGGGACGACCACCGCCGTCGCCATCGCCTCACTCGAGGGTGAGGTCCTCGATGTCTGGAGTTCACGCATGAGCGACACCGCCGACGTCATCGAGTGGATCGTCGAGCGCGGCCGGCCGATCATCGTCGCGGCAGACGTGACGCCGATGCCCGAGACGGTCGAGAAATTCCGCCGTAGTTTCGACGCCGCGGGGTGGACGCCAGAATCAGATCTTCCGGTCGACGAGAAACAACACCGCACGCGCGAAGAACCATACGATGACGACCACCAGCGTGACTCGATGGCGGCCGCCCTGTACGCCTTCGACGACCACGAGGATCAGTTCGAGCGCATCGCGCGAAAGCTCCCGCCGGGACTCGACCGCGGCGAGGTCACCGCCCGCGTCGTCGCCGGCGAAGAGAGCGTCGAGGCCGTCCTCACCGACCTCGAGGACGACGACCAACCAGAGGAGAACTCGACCGAACACGAACCCCGCGAACTCTCCCCGGAGGAACGCCAGATCAAGGACCTCAAGCGCCAGGTCGAGCGCCTCCAGTCCCACGTCGAAACTCTAGAGGGTCGCCTCGAGGCAAAAGACGACCGGATCGACGACCTCGAGTCCGACCTCGAAAGTGCCCGCAGCGACCAGCGAAAGGAGGTCCGTCGCGACCGGGAAGTGACTCGCCACCGCCGCCGCGCGGAGCGCCTCGAGTACGAACGCGACGAGGCCCGCGAGGAAGTCGACCAGTTAGAGCAGAAAGTCGACCGAATGAAAGCCCTCTGGAAGCTCGATCACTCGAACTTCAGCGATGTGTCGGCCAAAAAGGAAGGCCTCGTCCCGGTCAAAGTGATCGAGAAGTTCACCAAGGGTGCGATTCGCGAGGCGGACGACCAGTACGGGATCGCACCCGGCGATGTCGTCTTCGTGCGCGACGCAAGCGGTGCGGGTCGCTCGACCGCTGAACTACTAGCGGATTTCGGCCCGCGCATCGTCCTGAAGAAAGGCGGCCTTTCAGAAATCGCCGACGAAATCCTCTTCGACGAGGACATTCCGGTCGGCCCCGCCGACGACGTCGCCATGCAGGAAGTCGACGAACTCGCCGTCGCCCGCGAAGACGACGTCGAAGCCGTCATCGACGACTGGCACGAACGCGCTCGAGACCGTCGCCTCGACCGGAAAGCCGAGATGGTTGATCAACTCATCAGCGAGCATCGTGCCGGCGATAACGAAGTGTAA
- a CDS encoding DUF7470 family protein, producing the protein MIDKIGPLGFVGIVVLLAGIGLIAYADWIIAAGIALVLAGLGLVVKSLVSSVLQSFGMF; encoded by the coding sequence ATGATCGATAAGATTGGCCCGCTTGGTTTCGTCGGGATTGTGGTGTTGCTCGCCGGTATCGGACTGATCGCGTATGCAGACTGGATTATCGCGGCTGGGATCGCGCTCGTCCTTGCCGGCCTCGGCCTAGTCGTCAAGTCACTCGTCTCGAGCGTGCTCCAGAGTTTCGGGATGTTTTGA
- the eif1A gene encoding translation initiation factor eIF-1A has product MSDDGDGGRKNLRMPEDDEVFATVTDMLGANRVQVRCADGQERTARIPGKMQKRVWIREDDVVLVSPWDWQDEKADITWRYEKSDADQLREEGHIQ; this is encoded by the coding sequence ATGAGTGACGACGGAGACGGCGGTCGAAAGAACCTCCGGATGCCAGAGGACGACGAGGTCTTCGCGACCGTCACCGATATGCTCGGGGCGAATCGGGTTCAGGTACGCTGCGCAGACGGCCAGGAACGCACGGCGCGTATTCCAGGCAAGATGCAAAAGCGCGTCTGGATTCGCGAGGACGATGTTGTCCTCGTTTCCCCGTGGGACTGGCAGGACGAGAAGGCCGATATTACGTGGCGGTACGAAAAGAGTGACGCCGATCAGTTGCGTGAGGAAGGCCATATCCAATAA
- a CDS encoding S8 family peptidase → MTLSRRQLLQGVGAGVSVGVLGNTASTPAAASTAPSGDDTRRVLVHPDNGLLGGLIDVIEQLGGTKLLEFEHFEFVAAEVPESRLDDLLGASGIAHVEDDEETGIPDDWSPDLLEFLLPPDRSDCSTHPDEQASWGLERIGADEVEADGSGVDIGILDTGIQTDHCSVSVAGGRNFTADGLAGDYEDRHGHGTHVAGIAGALENDLGVVGTAPEATLHAVKVLDDEGRGRYSELIAGIDWCMSNDIELISMSLGGEEESRAVDDAVEAAHDAGHLLLTAAGNAGNAGDGACSEETMSYPATHEKVLAVAAMDEDDTLASYSSVGEAIDLLAPGTDIVSSVVDNEYAEASGTSMACPFVTGVAALVWENGEGNGPGPNETVREVLTVTAEPVLETCEEGAGLVDARAALGADMAGDSDGTPRSGSGQDGGLGGGGRIGSALEWVSDAVTGLLEWIRGLFG, encoded by the coding sequence ATGACTCTCAGTCGACGCCAGCTCCTGCAGGGTGTCGGAGCCGGCGTTTCCGTCGGCGTGCTCGGGAACACGGCATCGACGCCGGCAGCCGCGTCGACAGCGCCGTCGGGGGACGACACGCGACGCGTGCTGGTCCATCCGGACAACGGACTGCTCGGCGGGCTCATCGACGTGATCGAGCAACTCGGGGGAACGAAACTCCTCGAGTTCGAGCACTTCGAGTTCGTCGCCGCGGAGGTGCCCGAAAGCCGACTGGACGACCTGCTCGGTGCATCGGGCATTGCCCACGTCGAAGACGACGAGGAGACGGGCATTCCCGACGACTGGTCGCCCGACCTGCTCGAGTTTTTGTTGCCGCCAGATCGGTCGGACTGTTCGACCCACCCCGACGAGCAGGCATCGTGGGGCCTCGAGCGAATCGGGGCTGACGAGGTCGAGGCGGATGGCTCGGGCGTTGATATCGGCATTCTCGATACGGGGATTCAGACCGATCACTGTAGCGTCTCGGTCGCTGGCGGGCGCAATTTCACGGCCGACGGACTGGCTGGCGACTACGAGGACCGACACGGCCACGGTACCCACGTCGCCGGTATCGCGGGCGCACTCGAGAACGATCTCGGCGTGGTCGGAACCGCTCCGGAGGCGACTCTCCACGCGGTAAAGGTGCTCGACGACGAGGGCCGGGGCCGCTACAGCGAGTTGATCGCGGGCATCGACTGGTGCATGTCGAACGATATCGAACTCATTTCGATGAGCCTCGGCGGCGAGGAGGAGAGCCGCGCGGTCGACGACGCGGTCGAGGCCGCACACGACGCGGGCCATCTGCTGCTCACCGCGGCCGGAAACGCCGGGAACGCCGGCGACGGTGCCTGCAGCGAGGAGACCATGTCCTATCCGGCGACCCACGAAAAGGTGCTTGCGGTCGCAGCGATGGACGAGGACGACACGCTGGCGTCCTACAGCAGCGTCGGCGAGGCCATCGATCTGCTGGCTCCGGGTACTGACATCGTCTCGAGCGTCGTCGACAACGAGTACGCCGAAGCCAGTGGGACGAGCATGGCCTGTCCGTTCGTCACCGGCGTTGCCGCGCTGGTCTGGGAAAATGGCGAGGGTAACGGTCCCGGTCCGAACGAGACCGTCCGCGAGGTGCTGACGGTGACCGCCGAACCGGTCCTCGAGACCTGCGAGGAAGGCGCGGGCCTCGTCGACGCCCGCGCAGCGCTCGGTGCGGATATGGCTGGTGACTCGGACGGCACCCCACGGAGCGGCAGCGGTCAGGACGGCGGCCTCGGCGGCGGCGGGCGCATCGGCTCGGCGCTCGAGTGGGTTTCGGACGCGGTTACGGGCCTTCTCGAGTGGATTCGGGGTCTCTTCGGCTAA
- a CDS encoding pyridoxal-phosphate-dependent aminotransferase family protein, which produces MTNKREYTGDYPDKTLYIPGPTEVREDVIEAMCEPMFGHRMDRMTDLYTTIVEDTKEFLGTDNDVIVLTGSGTEFWEASTLNLVDENILVPTCGSFSERHANVAERLGKNVDRLEYDWGQAIKPEDIRETLEESDTHYDVVATVMNESSTGVRNPIEEIGDVIAEYPDTYFVVDAVSALGGDYVDIDEHNIDVLFASSQKAFAMPPGLAICTVSEDAYDAELESDSASWYGGFQRTIDYYDRKGQTHSTPAIPIMLAYRTQMKHMLEEGHDARDERHREMAEYTQEWAREHFDMFPEAGYESQTVSCIENTQGIDVADTIETVSEEYDFVFSNGYGSQLGETTFRIGHMGEHDLESIKALTDAIEDVAGL; this is translated from the coding sequence GTGACCAACAAACGCGAGTATACGGGCGACTATCCCGACAAGACGCTGTACATTCCGGGGCCAACCGAAGTGCGCGAGGACGTCATCGAGGCCATGTGCGAGCCGATGTTCGGCCATCGCATGGACCGTATGACCGACCTCTATACGACCATCGTCGAGGACACGAAGGAGTTCCTCGGCACGGACAACGACGTGATCGTCCTGACGGGTTCGGGCACCGAGTTCTGGGAGGCCTCGACGCTCAACCTCGTCGACGAGAACATCCTCGTTCCGACCTGTGGCAGCTTCAGCGAGCGCCACGCCAACGTCGCCGAACGACTCGGGAAAAACGTTGATCGCCTCGAGTACGACTGGGGCCAGGCGATCAAACCCGAAGACATCCGCGAAACCCTCGAGGAGAGCGACACACACTACGACGTCGTCGCAACCGTCATGAACGAGTCCTCGACCGGCGTTCGGAACCCAATCGAGGAAATCGGCGATGTCATCGCTGAGTATCCAGACACCTACTTCGTCGTCGACGCTGTCTCCGCGCTGGGCGGTGACTACGTCGATATCGACGAGCACAACATCGACGTCCTGTTCGCCTCGAGCCAGAAGGCATTCGCGATGCCCCCGGGACTCGCCATCTGTACGGTCAGCGAGGACGCCTACGACGCCGAACTCGAGTCCGATTCGGCCTCGTGGTACGGCGGCTTCCAGCGCACCATCGACTACTACGACCGGAAGGGCCAGACCCACTCGACGCCCGCCATCCCGATCATGCTCGCCTACCGCACGCAGATGAAACACATGCTCGAGGAGGGACACGATGCTCGCGACGAGCGCCACCGCGAGATGGCCGAATACACCCAGGAGTGGGCCCGCGAGCACTTCGACATGTTCCCCGAGGCAGGCTACGAGTCCCAGACCGTCTCCTGCATCGAGAACACGCAGGGAATCGACGTGGCCGACACCATCGAGACCGTCAGCGAGGAGTACGACTTCGTCTTCTCGAACGGCTACGGCTCCCAACTTGGCGAGACAACGTTCCGCATCGGCCACATGGGCGAACACGACCTCGAGTCGATCAAGGCCCTGACCGATGCAATCGAAGACGTGGCCGGACTGTAA
- a CDS encoding plastocyanin/azurin family copper-binding protein, with translation MTRDKSVSRRTAMKLTGAAAATALVAGCSDDDDGNGNGNGNGDDNGDEAEALEPGTEIELDGQTAGWEGIAPDAIAGETNPTLVLEEGESYELGWSEGDGQDHNIEIRNDDGDVVDDLETDEVSDPDDDQWLEFEASTEMVEYVCDPHEGSMAGDIDVQ, from the coding sequence ATGACACGAGACAAATCGGTCTCCCGCCGAACTGCGATGAAGCTCACCGGCGCGGCTGCTGCAACGGCACTCGTTGCTGGCTGTAGCGACGATGACGACGGCAACGGAAACGGCAACGGAAACGGCGACGACAACGGCGACGAGGCCGAAGCACTCGAGCCAGGCACGGAAATCGAACTCGACGGCCAGACGGCCGGCTGGGAGGGTATTGCACCCGACGCCATCGCTGGCGAGACCAACCCAACGCTCGTCCTCGAGGAGGGCGAGAGCTACGAACTCGGCTGGTCCGAGGGCGACGGTCAGGACCACAACATCGAGATTCGAAACGACGACGGCGACGTTGTCGACGACCTCGAGACCGACGAAGTCAGCGACCCTGACGACGACCAGTGGCTCGAGTTTGAAGCCAGTACGGAGATGGTCGAATACGTCTGCGACCCACACGAAGGGTCGATGGCCGGCGACATCGACGTTCAGTAA
- a CDS encoding MFS transporter, giving the protein MHSRDRDRLVLAAVVFAVLFSQLLLYPGIATLVETLGADATASPFAQTALDASMWFLVSEFAAYVAFVGVWGMLSDVTGRRTPFIIVSALAGAASYAALALVPTIGSISFEGVLLLRVLQGAMTIGALSLTMTMLMDLEGGHGRNMGAAGIAIGLGAAMGAPIGGQLTEVNPLAPLAVASGLLVVGGVLVSFVPDRTPTQTRTARALLEGISRRPTLSIPYAFGFVDRMTAGFFALVGTLYFQETFNIDAGTTGLLLACFFAPFALLQYPMGTLSDRIGRTAPIVVGSICYGVGILLVGAAPTVSTAAIAMITIGILGALVSPTTMALVTDLADESERGLAMAGFNLAGNLGFLGGFLIGGTVASSYGYDLAFLTVGGLEIAIALVTIPIFLRLSLEQDGLVGRKSSESGD; this is encoded by the coding sequence GTGCACTCGAGAGACCGCGACCGGCTGGTCCTCGCAGCGGTCGTCTTCGCCGTGTTGTTCTCGCAGTTGTTGCTCTATCCCGGTATCGCGACGCTGGTCGAGACGCTCGGTGCCGACGCGACCGCCTCGCCGTTCGCCCAGACCGCACTCGATGCGAGCATGTGGTTTCTTGTCAGTGAGTTCGCCGCCTACGTCGCCTTCGTCGGCGTCTGGGGGATGCTCAGTGACGTGACGGGCCGTCGAACGCCATTTATTATCGTCAGCGCACTCGCCGGTGCGGCCAGCTATGCGGCGCTTGCACTCGTCCCGACTATCGGCTCGATCTCGTTCGAGGGCGTCCTCCTGTTGCGCGTTCTGCAGGGCGCGATGACTATCGGCGCGCTCTCGCTGACGATGACGATGCTGATGGACTTAGAGGGCGGCCACGGCCGCAACATGGGCGCGGCTGGCATCGCAATCGGACTCGGCGCTGCGATGGGCGCGCCAATTGGTGGCCAACTCACCGAGGTCAACCCGCTCGCACCGCTTGCCGTCGCCAGCGGCTTGCTCGTCGTCGGCGGCGTGCTGGTCTCGTTCGTCCCGGACCGCACGCCAACCCAGACCCGGACCGCACGCGCGCTGCTCGAGGGGATTAGCCGACGACCCACGCTCTCGATTCCGTACGCCTTCGGGTTCGTCGACCGGATGACGGCCGGCTTTTTCGCACTCGTCGGGACGCTATATTTTCAGGAAACGTTCAACATTGACGCCGGAACGACGGGACTCCTGCTGGCGTGCTTTTTCGCCCCCTTTGCTTTGCTGCAGTATCCGATGGGGACGCTCTCGGACCGAATCGGTCGCACGGCACCGATTGTCGTCGGATCGATCTGTTACGGGGTTGGTATTCTGCTCGTCGGCGCTGCACCCACCGTTTCGACCGCCGCCATCGCGATGATCACCATCGGCATCCTCGGCGCACTTGTCTCGCCGACGACGATGGCACTCGTGACCGACCTCGCCGACGAGAGCGAACGCGGCCTCGCGATGGCCGGGTTCAACCTTGCCGGCAACCTCGGCTTCCTCGGGGGCTTCCTCATCGGCGGTACCGTCGCCAGCAGCTACGGCTACGATCTGGCCTTCCTCACCGTCGGCGGCCTCGAGATTGCAATTGCACTCGTCACCATTCCAATCTTTCTGCGTCTCTCGCTCGAGCAAGACGGACTCGTTGGTCGGAAGAGCAGCGAATCTGGTGACTAA
- the hisA gene encoding 1-(5-phosphoribosyl)-5-[(5-phosphoribosylamino)methylideneamino]imidazole-4-carboxamide isomerase translates to MNDANANGSDEFEEFDVIPAVDIQDGEVVQLVQGERGTETTYGEPVEAATRWIDAGAESLHLVDLDGAFDGERANGAAIDSVLEAVDVPTQLGGGIRTADDAADLLERGLDRVILGTAAVENPDIVAEISADYPDSVVVSLDAKDGEVVVEGWTEGAGISPVEAAERYEDLGAAAILFTNVDVEGQLEGVATEPVRELVEATDIPVIASGGVATLEDVQALEATGAAAVVVGSALYEGNFTLAEAQAAVSE, encoded by the coding sequence ATGAACGATGCAAACGCGAACGGCAGCGACGAGTTCGAGGAGTTCGACGTGATTCCAGCAGTCGACATTCAGGACGGCGAGGTCGTCCAGTTGGTCCAGGGCGAACGCGGCACAGAGACGACCTACGGCGAGCCAGTCGAGGCCGCAACACGGTGGATCGACGCCGGTGCCGAGTCGCTTCACCTGGTCGACTTAGACGGCGCATTCGACGGCGAGCGCGCAAACGGCGCGGCAATCGACAGCGTGCTCGAGGCCGTCGATGTCCCAACCCAACTCGGCGGTGGTATCCGAACCGCTGACGACGCCGCAGACCTGCTCGAGCGCGGTCTCGACCGGGTAATCCTCGGCACAGCGGCAGTCGAAAACCCCGACATTGTCGCGGAGATTAGCGCGGACTACCCCGACAGCGTCGTCGTCAGTCTCGACGCCAAAGACGGCGAGGTCGTCGTCGAGGGCTGGACCGAGGGCGCGGGCATCTCGCCCGTCGAAGCCGCCGAGCGATACGAGGACCTCGGAGCCGCAGCGATTCTCTTTACAAATGTCGACGTCGAAGGCCAACTCGAGGGCGTCGCAACTGAGCCGGTCCGCGAACTCGTCGAAGCGACTGACATTCCAGTGATCGCAAGCGGCGGCGTCGCGACGCTCGAGGATGTCCAGGCGCTCGAGGCGACAGGCGCGGCTGCGGTCGTCGTCGGCAGCGCACTCTACGAAGGGAACTTCACGCTCGCGGAGGCACAGGCCGCTGTCTCGGAGTAA